One region of Miscanthus floridulus cultivar M001 chromosome 19, ASM1932011v1, whole genome shotgun sequence genomic DNA includes:
- the LOC136529819 gene encoding peroxidase 45-like has product MASSWLSFVVVAAALVVSAGLMPPSAVAELKTDYYASTCPNLEVIVRSTVKQSMAQSPISAPAALRLFFHDCAVRGCDASIMIVNSNGDDEWRNSDNQSLKPEGFQTILNAKAAVDSDPQCRYKVSCADIMALAAREYVYQSGGPYYEVELGRYDGRVSTRDGVVLPHANFNLDQLNAFFSGLGFTQPEMVALSGAHTIGAADCPFFQYRIGSDATMDPGFVSQLNGTCSSDPNAFAFLDPSPVGFDNAFYQNLQVGKGLLGSDQVLYSDMRSRGTVDYYASNQGAFFDDFVAAMTKLGRIGVKTSATGGEIRQDCRFPN; this is encoded by the exons ATGGCGAGTAGTTGGTTGAgcttcgtcgtcgtcgccgccgccctcGTTGTGTCCGCGGGTCTCATGCCGCCGTCTGCCGTCGCCGAGCTGAAGACGGACTACTATGCCAGCACCTGCCCCAACCTGGAGGTCATCGTCCGGAGCACCGTGAAGCAGTCCATGGCGCAGTCACCCATCTCCGCGCCAGCCGCGCTCAGGCTCTTCTTCCACGACTGCGCCGTCAGG GGCTGCGATGCGTCGATCATGATCGTCAACTCCAACGGCGACGACGAGTGGCGGAACAGCGACAACCAGTCGCTCAAACCAGAGGGGTTTCAGACCATCCTGAACGCCAAGGCCGCCGTGGACAGCGACCCGCAGTGCCGCTACAAGGTTTCCTGCGCCGACATCATGGCCCTCGCCGCCAGAGAATACGTCTACCAG AGCGGCGGGCCGTACTACGAGGTGGAGTTGGGCCGGTACGACGGCCGGGTGTCGACCAGGGATGGCGTCGTGCTGCCGCACGCCAACTTCAACCTCGACCAGCTCAACGCCTTCTTCTCCGGCCTCGGCTTCACCCAGCCCGAAATGGTCGCGCTGTCAG GCGCCCACACCATCGGCGCCGCGGACTGCCCCTTCTTCCAATACAGGATCGGCAGCGACGCaaccatggaccccggcttcgtGTCGCAGCTGAACGGCACCTGCAGCTCTGACCCCAACGCCTtcgccttcctcgacccctcgccggtggGCTTCGACAACGCCTTCTACCAGAACCTGCAGGTCGGCAAGGGCCTCCTGGGCTCCGACCAGGTGCTCTACTCCGACATGAGGTCGCGCGGCACGGTCGACTACTACGCGTCCaaccagggtgccttcttcgacgatttcgtggcggcgatgaccaagctcgggaggatcgggGTTAAGACGTcggccaccggcggcgagatacgccaggactgccggttcccgaactag